The genomic interval TTACAGATTTATCTTGGCCTCAGGGAAAAGACACTAGGGCTATAGATATGGGTGTTTGACTGGGCTCCTTAGATTTatagaactaattttttttcttgttttgctaCTCATATATTAcaggaaagggggctggggatgtggctcaagaggtagcgcactcgcctggcatgcgtgcggcccgggtttgatcctcagcaccacatacaaacaaagatgttgtgtctggcgaaaactaaaaaataaatattgaaaattctctctctctaaaatatatatatattttacaggaAAGCCCTACTGATGGTCTACAACTTGCTATTCTTTTTGGAAGCTGATCCCTGGTCTTTCATATTCTGAATCACTACTCCTCCATACACTAAAGAGCATGTACTATTCATCAAATAGGACAGAGGAGTGCCTTTAGCTCAGAAACAGAGGGAACTTTAGGGTAAGAATCAAAATCCATTAATTTAAGTCAGGGTtggtggtgctcgcctgtaatctcagtgactcaggaggatgaggcaggaggatcatagagttcaaagctagctatAGCAAcatatcaaggccctaagcaacttagaccctctcttgaaataaaaaataaaatggctggggatgtggctcagtggttgagtgcttctaaattcaatccctggtacctcccccgccccccaaaaaatccaTCAATTTAAATGAGGAAGATGTCCTTCCAGAGGAGTCTTgaggatggacacaatacctttattttatttatttttatgcagtgctgaggatcaaactcagtgcctcacacgtgaaaGGCAAGCCCTAGctactgagctatgaccccagccccacagaagaGATTTTTAGAACAAAGCAATATGTCAAAGACCATGCCCACAATCTTTCTGGAGGTGAAAAAGGCTTGAGGATCTGAAATGAGCTGTGTGGTAGAGTAGGAAATGGTGTAAGTAGCATTGGGCAGAAGATGCCTGTGACCCATAGATCCACAAAACTGCTTTATAACCTTTAGTTTCAGTGGCTCCAAAGAATAACAGGGAATGTGGGAGAAATCTGTTCCATGGAGGAGTGGGACTGTAAGGAAAAAGTTaccactttcttcttttcttggaaCCCTATCCTAGGATATAGCTGGACCTTTGAAAGCTTCCTCTCCTTGGTATATTTCTCTATGAAGACAGCAAAAGCTCAGGTAAGTATTAAAGTTTTGAAGGATGATGCAAAGTAAGAACATACGGGGGGGGGCAAGAATTGTAGAAGGCAGATGTTGTCATGTAACACTCACGGGTGGGGAACAGCTATCCTAGCTGGCAGCAAGCTGGGAGCTTTGACCAAATAACTCTGTTACTGACAAAGGTTGAgcccaggaaaggaaaaaggtaGAGAGGTCCAGGATCATTGGCTATTTCACTTGGGCCATGAAAATGACATTAACAGTAACTTTGCCTCCCTCCTAACACATTCTATGAAATCACAGGTAGGATTTGGAATGATTTCTTTTATCTAGGAATTCTCCTATGGGATATTTGAGAATGGGCCCTCCCTAGGTTAAGTTGCAGCATGTTATCTTGCTGTTAATAGTGATTCTTTTTCAAGGGATATAAGTGGAATCTCTTTATTATCAAATACCTATCCCCAGGAATCAGAAGATGTCACaagactagaagaaaaagtagaaaacgTGGCCTAGGCCCTGTTCAGATGAGAAAAATGGAAGATCATTAActctaagcaaaagaaaaaactgtCAATAACCTCCCTGTTATACATTCACATCAAAATGGGAACCTGAGCTTGGAAATGCCTTTTATACAAAATGACTGCAACTATGATGGGTATTAGAGAGTTACAGAGATTTTCTTCTAATTAACAGCACTTTCTCATGGATAaaggatagatagataaaaaaaaaatttgaggtaTGTGGTTTACATATGGTTTATGGCCTACCTATAAAATAGGGTGAATCCTATGCAGTCAGTGGAGATGAATAAGAGGGGCTTCTAACCACTTCACAATTTCAGAGCAGAATAGAATCCAGTCCCCATGTCCATCTATGTATGCTCACTTCTCAAGTATACAGAACTGTGTACCGTGATTGACAATAAGAAGTTCTTAATGTGAAATAATGTGAATAAGCAATATGTGGCAATAGATGTATACACCTTGGTCAAGTTTTAGATGAAGGAGCCAAGtgtataaaatgcatttctgtgtTAAAGATATGGACAGAGAGAAACCTAGTGCCAAATGTGCCTGAATATGCCAAAAACATTTCAATATATCTTTTGGGAAATGTGAAACATGTTGTTCATATGACTATTGATCAAAAACTTAGAAGTAGCTGGGCCATGCATTTCTCAATGGTATCTATACTGCTAAGAATGCAACAAGCATTGAACCTTCCTCTCATGAAGAAATAATCAATTTTTCAGCTCTCCTGGTCATGAGCTTAGCCATAGCTTGGAAATAAAGCATAACGGTGTGGCTTACAAGTTCCAGGACCAGAACCTCTGAACTAAACAATGAatttattactataaatataGATTTTGATCAGATGTTGTATGAGCACAATGATGACTGCTTGTTTAATAAACCTGACCTCCAAAGCTCCTTTGGAAAGCTATATTGTGAGAAAAAGACTTCCCTGTGGATGAGTGACCTCCCAGAATACTATAATGGCACCTCCATGTGATGCCAGACAGATACACACAAGCAAGACAGTACCCATTGCAAAAAATAAGGTTATTTTAGCAGGGCCAGTACAGAAACCTGGAGAATCAGTGACATAAAATCTTTAGAAAGAGTATAAGAGTTGCCTGGAAAAGTTATCATTACCTAGGAAATACGTTTAGAAACCATGGCAGTGACTCTAAAATAATGGTTAAGGTCTGTGCAAAAAGACCTAAGGCTCTGCACATTGAAAAACATCAAGCACCCATGTAGCCCATGCAAGAAATAAGGTGTTGGCATATAGATGTTTTTGAAGCCACAGAAAGGGCTGACGAGAGGGAAAGTGAAGGGTAGCATTCTATGAGAGCCACAGAAGATTTGTATAATCAAACCTATTTAGACACCACTCTATTCCACTATGACCACAAACTAAACAAGTGTCATGATAATTTTAAGAACTGCCTCTATGTATGGCTATTGTCCCTTCTAGGGTTAGTGGGACAGTTTGAACAGTGGTTCAGCTGCACATGTCCCCTCTGACTCTCagtatgaccaaaaaaaaaaaaaaaaaccctgttaattcttttataattgatttattttttaattggtgcattacagttatgcataaaagtggaattcgttattatatgttcatatatacatGATACATGGCAGTTttgttaatttcattctgctgttcttcccctttcccattcttccttcccctcatagcccttcctctactgtattgttctcccttctatttttatgagactGTTTCCCAACACCCCTACCAACTTTTAATaccttatttttctctaacttCCATTTATAAGAGAAACACTCAACCCTTGACTTTCGGAAACTGGCTtgtttcactcagcatgatgttctttAATTCTACCCGTttgccagcaaatgacataatttcattattctttatggctaaataaaactccattgtgtatatatatcacattttcattatccaatCATCTATTAAGGGACACCTGAGCTGGTTCCATAaattggctattatgaattgtgctgctataaatattcatatgcaTGTATCGCTATAGTATGCTActtttaggtcttttggataaataccaaggagtgggatagctgggttatcTTATGGGTCCTTTCCTAGTATtttcaggaatctccatattgctttccaaaatggttgtactaattttcagtcccatcaacaatgcataagtgtaccttttccttcacatcctcaccagcatttattattctttgtatttttgatgactgcTATTCTAATtggaatgagataaaaatctcagggtagttctgatttgtatttcccagattgctaaggatgttgaacatttttacatgtattttgttggctatttgccaaaaattttgagaaatgtctgtttagctcATTTGCCCATTAactgattgggtcatttgttttttttttggtattaagtttcttgagggctggagatgtggctcaagtggtagcacgctcgcctggcatgcgtgcggcccgggttcgatcctcagcaccacatacaaacaaagatgttgtgtccgccaaaaactaaaaaataaagaaaaatatatattctctctctctctctctctctctctctctttcttttaaaaaaaaagtttcttgagttctatatatattctggatattaatctccagtcagaagagtagctagcaaagattctCCTATTtagtaggctctctcttcatgctcctgtttcctttgctgtgcagaagctttatTTGAAGCCAtcccacttattttttattttatttcttgagttttagggggtcttgttaaggaagctggTGTAGGATATGGTTACCTGACATTCTTCACAATccattaatgtaaaataattccAGTTCCTGAGTATCCTAGTAATTGTAATTTCAAAGAATGGTGGAGGAGCTCGTAGCAAAAGTAACAGTAGACCCTAATGGATCCAGGCCCCTGTTATAGACTCTCTTCTGTGAGCATAATAATGGTGTCTGGGTATCCACATCACATTGAGCCTCTTGCTTTAGTTGGTGGAATTTGTGCTGTGTCCATCCATATACTCCAAAGTGGAGCAGACCCTGGGATGCTGCTGTTAGAGCCTAAAGGAGAGACAGGGGTGATGGAATCTGTTCTTCAGGTTTGTAGAGATCCAGGAAAAAGCCCCACAACCCTTGTTTACGAAGCATGGTTACATTTCCTCTATCTCAAACATCAAGATCTGGtatctattttttctatttttctagctCTTTCTGAACTAATTCTTTACATCTTAACATAATTGACTAAAAGTTGGTCATATTTCTTAGTATATACATAAGGACAATGAAGTGGCTTCAATGCCCCTCCTTACTGATCCATTTTTTGGAGAAAACTGCCTTATCAGCATAATTAGATAGTTCAAAAAAAGTCTTTCTTCAATCTGATAAATGAGGATAACCATTCTATTACCTCTCTACCCACCACTTTCATAAGAAAGGTTAATTAATCTCATTCAATTCAATTTGGATTAGAGAGAATCATGACTACCAGTGTTAAGAATGTGCCCTAGTAGACCACTATTTTTTTTGTCTACTCACTTCTTAAAAAcacatcaataaaatgaaattgaccagAGATACATATGCTGTGGAGTGCATACCAGCACTTTTACCAAAGCATCTACCCTCCTCTGTGGAAATTTTCACATTCTTCATAAATGAGCATAAATAATACATGTTCTCTTTTCCTTCACAGAGGGAAATTGTGCTTACTGAGTAATGTCAGTGTAAGAGAGTAGAATAAGAGGGTGTAGGAAGAGAAATTCTGGATTTTGAAGGTGTTACCTGGAGAACATACAGGGCCATGTGTAGCTCGGTGTCCTGGGGCTTAGTCAGCTTTGTGATTATCAGCACGACAGCTATGAATACAGAACACATAAATTCTGTCATTAGACCTCACTGCCTGAAGCACAGAGTTCCTCAGTATACATGTCTGAGCATTATTAGAATGGAAGATATGGGCTTATTGAAGATCAATACTTTTAACCAGTTATGAAACCAAAGGCCTCTGACTTCTAGTCTTTATTAATTAAACTTTACAGATGATTTGTGTGATAATAGTGGAGAGGTACTACAGgaagataataattttttctgtactggagattgaattcaagagcattttaccactgagctatgccctagctattatttcatttcatttcatttcactaGTACCAGGGgtacccagtccttttttattttttgttttgagacaggatttcactactgagggccttgctaagttattgaggctggcctggaactcatgatcctcctgcctcattctcccaaacccctgggattagaggtatatgccaccatgcccagtctttttatcttttattttgagacaaggtcttgctaaattgccaaaatgaccttgaacttggattctcttgcctcagcctctcaaagagctggaattacaagtgtctGCCATTGTGTccagaaaaagataataaattatacTGCTTAGAGTATCAGAATTTACCAAGGCCTTTCATAAACATTATCCAATGTGATCCTCACTATCAACTTAAAGCAAATGTTAATAGATGAATCCTGTCATATTAGGTAATTTGCCCTCTCACATCAGCTTGCACCTCATGCCTAATTAccttaatttctaatatataaaaaggaaaaaagttgggggggggtcagggaaaactggaaatatggGTAAAGCCAACATAAATCTTATAAGCTGGACAGGAATCTATAGTCAGTCATCTGCCTTGGTGAGATCACTCTGCTTGATCCCAATATATTGTTGAATCCAATATTGTTACCCTCTTCACTCTCCATCTCTTCCTGTTAAGATACCCACCTGGGCCACAGCAGCATAAGAAGACGGCTGGGTAGAAGCACACTCGCTGTTCCACAATGTGAATCACTATTCGCTGTTTGTTCCCCAGAAAGCCAGGTGATTTCACAAACTTCTTATACAGGTTTTGGGCTTGGATGAATAAGACCTAAACATGAGTGTAGCAGTGAGCAGTTTGCCCTAAAGCTTAGTAAAAGTTCCTATCATTTTAGAAGGATCCTTCTCTAAGTATCTTGCAACAGGTTTTACCTGCTGAGACCAGGCTTTTTCTGAGAGAAAATTATCTGGAAAATTACTCAATCTTCCCACCAAGATAAATCATAATATACTCAATAAGTTTAAAGCAAGCCCTAAGCCAGATGCTATGGCAAATGTCTAAAAtctcagtagcttgggaggctgagacaggaggaccacaagtttaaagccagcaaagtgaggtgctaggcaactcagtgagactgtctctaaataaaatacaaaatagggctggggatgtggctcagtggttgaatgcccctgagttcaattccagtaccgaaaacaagaataaacaaacaaaaaaccttcccAAACTTGATTCTTTGCCTTAACAACCCAAATCAATTCTCTAATAACTCAATTTCTTAATCAAATGCAACCAGAGTCTTCTTTCCCTACAAACAGAAGAATCAAAAGGAGGCCTGAACTTAAATGAGAATATTTATGTCTAATTatctgttcatttaaaaataatctagaatGCTAATTCTGAATGTCCATTGAAGCCTGAGCTACTCTAACCAGCAATAAAGAATTTTCAGAATTCCAAGCCTTTGGGGCGGGGGGCCATCTTTATTGTCAATCCATTCCAAATGTAAGCCATctaatccattttaatataaaCTAATTGACCTTTACAAATTTACTGATCTGGGCTGAGCTATCTccataactaatttttaaaggtCAAAGGAAATTCCCCATAATTATATCTGCCTCACAGGTGATACTGCTTCTGTACCAAGCAGTTATGCATACACAACTTACTATCACTTGGCTGATCATTTTAATTCTACATCATTCAAATAAGTACCTGATAATTACATAAACCACTTAGCATTTAAACCCCAGTTAGACATATAAGTGTGAACTTATGGtggctaaaaaaaataagaacactctttcattatttggaaaattatattaaagCAATGTCCTATGTTCTAGAATGTCATTCTGGTATAAAGGATATACGTGAATCATGAGTTTTCTGGTCGCTCCTCCATGGGGATCAACAAAACATATATTAGTTCTAGAGTAAACATAATTTTCATGAAgtgaattcttttactttttgttttgagtctgggtctcactaaattgttgaggctggcctagaactcataatcctcttgcctctgctccCAAACAAGCTCTTTTTCCACACTCATCATCTGATTTTAGGACACCCCAAAAACTGAGGTGGTATAATTACATTGTTATAAGATCTCTTGAACATTTTCTTGGTACTAGGACCATAGGAAGTAACTCTCTGGCCTATCTTCCCCAGGCTCTAGGAATAATGGCCTGTCCCCTCTAGTCTCCCCTTTTCACAAAGGTAGGGAGAGTAGTACCATACCATAATAATTAGAAGGCTGAGCAAAAAGCTAGCCAAGAAAATGGTGatgctataaaaataaagtatgttaCAGACAGATGTATTGGCAGAAGGCAGGAGTTCAGCCATGACTGATGGTGGTGAGAACATCAGGATACACCTAGGAAAAAAAACCAATGGACAGTAGTACTACTATAGATGTCAGACATGAGATATTCACTCAGTGCAACAAAAGTTAATGAATATGTAACTGCACTTatcattgtgctttttttttttttaaatttatttatttattttaaagagagagagaggagagagagagagagaatttttaatatttattttttagttctcggtggacacaacatctttgttggtatgtggtgctgaggatcgaaccccggaccgcacgcatgcc from Urocitellus parryii isolate mUroPar1 chromosome 3, mUroPar1.hap1, whole genome shotgun sequence carries:
- the Tmem116 gene encoding transmembrane protein 116 isoform X3, which produces MVYVVSRPVVYSPERVFSAIQWIQFIMATVSIIGSSSLISYAVFKNTPKSPEIRPLFCLSFSDLLLGICWLTEALLYGTLIANKDIICYNLQALGQIFYISSFLYTVNYIWYLCTELRMRHNQSGQNTSPLVTDSTCRVGQITFIFSSLIPLLLMTPVFCLGNTSECFHNFSQNNRCILMFSPPSVMAELLPSANTSVCNILYFYSITIFLASFLLSLLIIMVLFIQAQNLYKKFVKSPGFLGNKQRIVIHIVEQRVCFYPAVFLCCCGPAVVLIITKLTKPQDTELHMALYVLQALTAASQGLLHFGVYGWTQHKFHQLKQEAQCDVDTQTPLLCSQKRVYNRGLDPLGSTVTFATSSSTIL
- the Tmem116 gene encoding transmembrane protein 116 isoform X2, with amino-acid sequence MATVSIIGSSSLISYAVFKNTPKSPEIRPLFCLSFSDLLLGICWLTEALLYGTLIANKDIICYNLQALGQIFYISSFLYTVNYIWYLCTELRMRHNQSGQNTSPLVTDSTCRVGQITFIFSSLIPLLLMTPVFCLGNTSECFHNFSQNNRCILMFSPPSVMAELLPSANTSVCNILYFYSITIFLASFLLSLLIIMVLFIQAQNLYKKFVKSPGFLGNKQRIVIHIVEQRVCFYPAVFLCCCGPAVVLIITKLTKPQDTELHMALYVLQALTAASQGLLHFGVYGWTQHKFHQLKQEAQCDVDTQTPLLCSQKRVYNRGLDPLGSTVTFATSSSTIL